From the genome of Papaver somniferum cultivar HN1 chromosome 2, ASM357369v1, whole genome shotgun sequence, one region includes:
- the LOC113352403 gene encoding cytochrome P450 CYP82D47-like: MDSVPNYQQYFFTTTIVLLCILLFNSLITKINRKSSRNRAPEPKGAWPIIGHLPLLRGSDLPHVAVGNLADKYGPIFSFRIGLKPAIVVSSMEVAREIYGHNDRVWSSRPTRIAMKHMGYGTAMYAFSPYGHYWRELRKMVKQEFLSNSRLELIKHVWDSEVNISTNELYKNVVAGGSTGGLVDMKKWFEVFTLNTSVRVIAGKRYFGSTCGPSDQSGGKNAVTKRYQKALKEFFRLMAVFVPSDTIPFLQGWIDFGGYEREMKKTGQDLDCIVSEWLEEHKMKRKQRISVSSGDNYQEKKEAAHDFMDVMLSVFERDSMKVTEDNFDADTITKATCLQLILAGSDSTMVTLLWALSLLVNHPHMLKKAHDEIDTHVGKDRQVNDSDIKNLVYLQAIVKETMRLYPAAPLSTRKSIEDSTIAGYHIPSGTQLVLNIWKIQRDPRVWSNPSEFKPERFCMGGEHVDVDVRGQNFELMPFGVGRRSCPGSSLALQVVHLALARLIHGFEFKTPTGAPTDMTESIGLTNVKATPLDVVVTPRLPSELYTC; the protein is encoded by the exons ATGGATTCTGTTCCAAACTACCAGCAATATTTTTTCACAACCACCATTGTGCTGCTCTGCATTCTACTCTTCAATTCCTTGATAACAAAGATCAATAGAAAATCTAGTCGTAATAGGGCGCCTGAACCGAAGGGTGCATGGCCAATAATTGGTCATCTCCCTCTTTTAAGGGGATCAGACCTTCCTCACGTGGCAGTGGGTAACTTAGCCGACAAGTATGGACCAATCTTTTCCTTCCGAATCGGTTTGAAACCAGCAATTGTAGTAAGTTCTATGGAGGTAGCGAGGGAAATTTACGGCCACAACGATAGGGTATGGTCCTCAAGACCAACTCGAATAGCTATGAAGCACATGGGTTACGGTACCGCAATGTATGCGTTCTCACCTTACGGACATTATTGGCGGGAACTTCGGAAGATGGTGAAGCAAGAATTTCTTTCTAACAGTAGGTTAGAGTTGATAAAGCATGTGTGGGACTCTGAGGTTAACATATCCACTAATGAACTTTACAAGAACGTTGTAGCTGGTGGCAGTACGGGGGGTTTGGTGGATATGAAAAAATGGTTTGAGGTTTTCACGTTGAATACCTCTGTTAGGGTGATTGCAGGTAAGCGATACTTTGGTAGTACTTGCGGTCCTTCTGATCAATCAGGAGGGAAAAATGCAGTTACCAAGAGGTATCAGAAAGCGCTGAAAGAATTTTTTAGGTTGATGGCTGTGTTCGTACCATCGGACACCATACCATTTCTCCAAGGGTGGATAGATTTTGGTGGTTACGAAAGGGAGATGAAGAAAACAGGACAAGATCTGGATTGTATAGTAAGCGAATGGTTAGAAGAACATAAAATGAAGAGGAAACAGAGAATAAGCGTATCATCAGGAGATAATTATCAAGAGAAGAAAGAAGCAGCGCATGACTTCATGGACGTGATGCTGTCTGTCTTTGAAAGGGACTCGATGAAGGTCACAGAAGACAATTTCGATGCTGATACAATAACGAAAGCTACTTGTCTG CAACTGATCCTTGCTGGTAGTGACTCGACCATGGTTACCTTACTATGGGCTTTATCTTTACTAGTAAACCATCCGCATATGCTAAAGAAGGCTCATGATGAGATAGACACCCACGTTGGCAAAGACAGACAAGTGAACGACTCTGACATCAAGAACCTCGTATATCTCCAAGCCATAGTAAAGGAAACGATGCGTTTATACCCAGCTGCGCCACTATCGACTAGAAAATCCATTGAAGACTCTACCATCGCTGGCTACCACATTCCTTCGGGGACTCAACTAGTGTTGAATATCTGGAAGATTCAACGTGATCCACGGGTTTGGAGCAACCCATCAGAGTTCAAACCAGAGAGGTTTTGCATGGGTGGTGAACATGTAGACGTGGACGTTAGAGGTCAGAACTTTGAACTCATGCCGTTTGGGGTGGGTCGAAGATCCTGCCCTGGTTCATCACTCGCTCTGCAAGTGGTGCACTTGGCATTAGCTCGTTTGATACACGGGTTCGAGTTCAAAACACCAACAGGAGCACCAACTGACATGACTGAGAGCATTGGATTAACTAACGTAAAAGCCACTCCCCTCGATGTAGTGGTCACCCCTCGCCTCCCTTCTGAACTTTATACTTGTTAA